The following coding sequences lie in one Xyrauchen texanus isolate HMW12.3.18 chromosome 25, RBS_HiC_50CHRs, whole genome shotgun sequence genomic window:
- the LOC127619122 gene encoding ERBB receptor feedback inhibitor 1: MASAQPYWDQHHDHNTMDKMFFGFGSESMDNSLRIYQQDSASVAFERRTSSLCSPPCLSPKTRNPTQLLFSSPCHSPRGDQVVPSLQKLSVYEHIPPCSPRQSTKPLPPLPDIGDLSSDEAEDNEVEFFSSTSESQCLVPVRCSKTSTFNYGMPGRRSFRVSGQINFAYYEQIQEHQKVCGVKPQGEQTVTQDRDRPQERPQRRLHRSLSGPAGSFKAANFRPASLHHNHPQEKPEVPPRIPIRPCLSECTDGRRLSTDDYYVDKPPKVPPREPIPQVIPRTISPKSLPIYVNGVMPPTQSFAPYPEYVSKAQQKQSCDGLPAPRTPILPIMEDGKKVSNTHYFLLPHRPGYLEKFQRFFKDSDSC; the protein is encoded by the exons ATGGCCTCTGCCCAGCCATACTGGGATCAACATCATGACCATAACACCATGGACAA gatgttttttggttttggttcCGAGTCCATGGATAACAGCTTGAGAATTTATCAGCAAGACTCTGCATCAGTGGCCTTTGAAA GAAGAACGTCTAGCTTGTGTTCTCCACCATGTCTGTCTCCAAAGACTCGCAATCCTACACAGCTCCTCTTTTCCTCTCCGTGCCACTCACCTAGGGGAGACCAGGTGGTTCCATCCTTACAGAAACTGTCTGTTTATGAGCACATACCCCCTTGTTCACCCAGACAAAGCACCAAGCCCCTCCCTCCCCTCCCAGATATTGGCGACCTGTCCTCTGATGAAGCAGAGGACAATGAAGTTGAGTTTTTCTCCAGCACCTCGGAGAGTCAGTGTTTGGTGCCTGTACGCTGCTCTAAAACCTCAACCTTTAATTATGGCATGCCGGGCAGGCGCAGCTTCCGAGTAAGTGGTCAGATAAACTTTGCTTATTATGAACAGATACAAGAACATCAGAAAGTTTGTGGGGTGAAGCCTCAGGGGGAGCAGACAGTAACTCAAGACCGAGATAGACCACAGGAAAGGCCCCAACGCCGGCTGCACCGCTCCCTTTCTGGCCCAGCTGGATCTTTTAAGGCTGCCAACTTTAGGCCGGCCAGCCTTCACCACAACCACCCACAGGAGAAACCCGAAGTCCCACCTCGCATTCCAATCCGTCCTTGCCTGAGTGAGTGCACAGATGGCAGACGACTATCAACTGATGACTATTATGTGGACAAACCCCCTAAAGTTCCACCCAGGGAGCCCATCCCTCAGGTCATACCACGTACCATAAGTCCAAAGAGCCTCCCAATTTATGTCAATGGAGTAATGCCTCCTACTCAAAGCTTTGCTCCCTATCCTGAGTATGTCAGCAAGGCTCAACAAAAGCAGAGCTGTGATGGCTTACCGGCTCCCCGAACCCCAATTTTGCCCATTATGGAAGATGGCAAGAAAGTCAGCAATACCCATTACTTTCTCCTCCCTCATAGGCCTGGGTACTTGGAGAAGTTTCAGAGGTTTTTCAAAGACTCCGACTCATGTTGA